DNA sequence from the Vanessa cardui chromosome 13, ilVanCard2.1, whole genome shotgun sequence genome:
tttaaaacaaaatttggtTTAATGACTTGTTAAATTAGGTAAAATATAGTACACATAGAAATTATTCtctgaatatataataagtacttatataatagtaaatcttAATGCATCGTTTATTAAGTCGATTACCTTGATCGCTCGTAAAAAGATAAGTCTCATCTCGATATCTATGATATAGTTCTGCTAATTGATTATAGTCAAGATGATCATTCTTAACAGAAAATAATCGTTTGCGTAGATAATTATAAAGTACTCAGAAGACAAATGTGGGTGCATTTTCATAATCCGATTAGATGCTATCCGTCACGATCGGGGATCCCGGTATCTATCTTTGAAACGTCAAGTTGCTATGTATTTGCAAAGAACAAGATATGCATGTCTTTGTAATTGTGATTAATTAAGAAGTCTcacattactattatttattatttttttaaatgtgtctgGTCACTTATCTATTTTTGTCTCTGCAGTGTGGGATTACATTTGGATTTTTAACTTGTGTCCGAATGTCGGACCATCTTTTtgatatttatctaattaatttgattaatcaCCAACACAATGGTTCAGTTAAgttcatatgtttttaaaaacgtaataacgCTTTCCTATACTCGTTTAAAAACTTATTGGTGCAATATTGtcggatatattatatatagtaggtACAATACGAAGCagtaataaaaaagtcataGAAATACTTACCTATATGTGAGGGACTCGTTCGAGGTTCGCGACAGTCTTAAGAAAGTATAATGAGACTACTAAAAGCATTAAGTATATTGAATTTGCAAGTCATTTTAAGGCAAAGCtagcctttatttaatattacaccGTGAAAACGTTAAGCCTTTTTAAACTACAGTACTTAAGGAAGGAAATGAGCAAAGTCATCTTAGTTTTTAACAACACCGTCAACAAAGTTATCGAAGATGTATTATTCGCCTCTAATTGATGAGTTTAAAGTTAATAGAATATGAATATGAGAATATGGTGGTACGTTTTTAGGCAGACCTGCACAAATCAGTTCAATCAATAATTTAACTGTATATCTGCGAGTACCTACAACAATAagtgaaatgttttattcatgAGATTTAGTTAACGCGATGTCAAGGGCAGTtgagtgaaatatatttaacttgcaTACACGcgctaataaataatgtattgtgCGTTTACTTCACGGTCCATATTGTGTaatgaattttgtatttattatccgTGCACTACAGAGTTATTTATACTAAGTATGGAACTTGAGAGAACGGTATTATACTAGACACTTAATAGTAGCAACTTCTACACATGTGTACTTAGGTATTGTAGATAAAAcacataagatttttattttattaggacgggtttcttaattttatatgtgtatattataacttttattattataccatgtgcaaagtacattttaatgttattaatatttttattaaattataataacacttAGGTAAAAGTATACATAGATATGTGAGTATAATCTCCTGTCAGTCAAACTAAAGACTATCAAGGCACACAGCGAGAATGATGCAAAGGCAAATTTATTACTGATTTAAAGGTGTTACGCGTACACCTGCACTCAATTTAGTGTTTATTAGCCTTAAGTTGAGTCGAGAGCTCTACAGCGGTCATGGTTAGTGATTAGGATTAATCTGTAGTCGCATCTACCGTGCACTCCGTAGTTCCGTACAATCGCGACGGTTTGGCGGCGCATGATCGAAAACGGCCCAGTCAGTCAGTACCTCCGGACACACTGTAGCTGACAAACGTATTGCTTAACGCCTCCGTAGCAGAAAAAATCAGTTATGACTGACTCTTTTGAATTCCCGCCAAGACCCTGAAACAAAAAtcatttccaaaaatattttctcattacTTCTCTAATGTTTTGAATAACAAAGTTGTTTACGGTTTTCGTGGCGTTTGTGTTTTATCGCGGTTGTGAATAGAACCACCTGTAAGACATTACAAATAGATATACTGAGTAGTTCAAAATGAGAGAGGATTCAGAAACTACAGCGTTAAATGAAAGGATTGAGGAGTTCAGGAGCGATCCGGAAAAACTGCGACAGGCCTCTGAATTCGTTGATGAGCTTATACAGGAAGCAAAAAAAGAGGCAGAAATAAAACAGAAAGAGAAAGACAAAAGCAAATTATTCGTAAGTATCAATGTATATTTATCCCGGTAAGGAAAACGATGTATGGGAATGATAGGGCGGTAAGTGTTCATGTAGGAATAGACTTGCTATAGAGCGCAATATAGCTTCTTCGATAGCTACGCTGTCATCCTAAATAGTCTTTAACATGATATCGATACACTCGTTTTCTGCATGCTTATCACATTTTAAAATTCACTATAACCTTCATATTTATAATGGTCCCTTGACAGGTAATCAATACTATCATCACGAATGTGTTTTAAGATTTCTAAAGTAATATATCTAATCATTTTACTATCTCGATTTTAGCAGCACATCTTTCATTTTTTATGCTCGTctatttttaaaggtttttataCTAGTAATGGCTAGGCCAATTTGCAGTTTTCTAAATAATCCTATCTTAAATAGGATGAATGTTTTCGGACAAATAATGTTTTAGTTAAGCGGGAATGTGTGATATTCGCGAGATTAGTTGGTAATCGGCTTACGTTTATctgataaaatgaaatatatgtgGCAGATAGATGTTTGATCGATACTTCCGACCTTTAAGAACTGTTTGGCAGGTGCAGGTTAACGACTTTATGATTTTACACACGATAGCTCAAAGCCTTCTCGTTTTCCATTATTTTCTACTTTTCTTTCGTTGTcatcttattttcttttcatatatGATACAAGTCTGAAAATTGGTAtgattattcattcaaaatcaTGGATAATTATGATATCTAtgacatgtttatttatttatttaagatatacaAGAAAAATCGAGATGAAATgagctataataaatatagattaaggCTACTATTTACAATACTCGGCGTCCAAGCTTTATGAAGACCTGTAAATCTCGTTTTCTACGAATTCAAATAGATGCAATATTctataatttcgaatttaatattaattcgaaatttatttatatatatttatattttagtttattacgtTTGCTGTACATGAAAAGGTTTGGATTTGAATCATATTTGGGAATACTTTCGTTATGTACTAAATGTATCTTAATATAGAATGTCTCTATTTATGTAGTGTCGACATTACCGTGAcactgattttaataaaatatcaatacgtGCCCACCTCCGAAACGCAATAATCTGTATTTACGAAAAACAATTTACAACGCCTTAGTAAAACCGCACCTCCTTTACCAAATCAAAGTAAGCGGTAACGCAGCCATAACATACTGACCTTCAAAtgacataaaagaaaataataaaactgccCTTTACTTTCTCATACTTTAGTTCAAGTAATAAAATCTATACCGACagcaaaataatgaatattcgatagatatatattatataaaacaaatgtttttgatatatttttttaatatcttcaataatactttttcataccaatgttatattaaaacaactgTCAAAACGAAGAGGTCATTGACCTACGAAAGAGGAGAACAAACTATGGCACAACGACATGATTACCTTTTCTATGCTTTAAAATaccaaagaaatataaaacgtGTAGTTTCATTTAACACATTTAAGACCCAACTGGATCTTATGAAAAACTATCCACATCTAAGCTAGTAGCTAAAATGTGGTAAATGATGTCAATGTTAAGCGGTACGATGAATATTATTTctgagtaaataaaaaaaaacatatttttttagggaagaattttcaaaattacaaatagGAACAGATTTAcacgatacaagattttaatcgtacaatttaaataaaatgtagaatTTTTGTCGTTTACGATAattcagaattaattttaagtgtattTATTTACCTACGTATTGGCGCTGTAGTTTTTTGTAACCTGTGGGAATCGTTTATTGATTTCGTTAATAGACCTGCGCTAATTGACTTTCGATGATATTAAAGTTTGTAGTCTGTAAAGAACGGTAAaccacaattattttttaagatttttaaaacaatttataacaatactTCTTAATATATACTCGTATCAAATAGAATTAAAACATAATCACATCGATATGAACACTATGACGGTTCGTGGGCAAGttccttattatttaaataaacataaaagtttTCAACAAATAATGATTAGTAGTCTTGGTTACACAGTATCTATCAAAGatgataagatatttttaatgaaagagTTCCTTggctttcttttaaaattatccgataacataacaatttagagcttgtaaaaacctatttaaattaaaatattttttattttttttgtgttagatTAGACATTTTCAGTTTAGAACTCAAGTGTACTTGGTTTATTAGGTAAAGATCTATGACTTGAGATCAGTTTTAACTTCATGACAAGAAGGTCAACTTACCCAGGGCCCCATTGTCAACGTGTCATCGAAAGGCTTACACATTTTTGTAACGTAACTGGTGACGCGTGCACATCGGCAGGGGTTAGGCCTCCCTACCAATGTGCATATCCCTGTGAGCTAAGGGTAGGAAGGAATACATACggtagaaaataatatacacatagtATTTACATATAGTATTTTCATACTTGCCCGATTCCTGTCAGTATTatagtacttaaatataaatgtatagctTCGGCGATAGTAGTAAGCCGATATGTCGATTAATCACTCATTCGAACTCGCTGTAATCCTCTCGACAAGCTAAAATTATCCCCGAATCTCTATTGAACGAGAATCTATCAAATCCCACCCCTTGCGGTTGATGGCGGTTTATGAATATGAAGTTATATGAGTTTTTAATGGAAATTCGTAGTtcaattttctcttttttatatataaaacttagatttaggaaaaagtaattaaaaataattggagGAAGTATACATTAATACGTATTAAAACCAtcgtaaaactaaattattattattgactacAATTAAGAGGTTTTCAATGATTACATACATGCTTTATTGTGAAAAACTCACATTTCATAtaggtaaataattatttttggtagGTACTTAAATTTTGTTGATATTCAAGAGCAGACTAAGTTACAGGTAGCAGATTTCGCAAAAGAAACTATACAAAAATCGAAGAACGTATCGTTCTTTTGATTTCCTACGATGCATAAAATATGTTtgcaattacaaataatataaatatcttgtTAGCAATACTAATACGTCAAACAGAACGTTTAAACGTTCAAATACAAGACTATTATTAAGTTCGATGTCAATCATATCTATGATGATATATTGATAAACTTGTAGGGTTCAAAGTAATTAGCTCTAGAGTTCAGTTATAATagaagataattaattttatagttgtATTTGCATAGATTAGCAACTTAGAAAACAATTTTTCCTTATCATCGAATGTTGCTATActtaaaaatgcatttatttattttttaagatcacttatattaaatagtaaaaaataactatttacttAACAGCTACCTCATAAAATGCATATCGATTCTAACTCATGCTTTTTCGGGTATTTTAATCCTAGAAATAATAACAGTTctttgctattaaaattaatctaatgctatttattactagttttaaaattattttgtcgagtttttgttttcatttcaatatcctttatatatttagaactaCTTATATTATGACGACCTAAATAGTTTGTATAATATATCccgttactttataaataatagagTAAACCTAAATTGTACCATTAAGATAGAAGTTAGCATTTGTGATCAACTCATAAAGCTTAACTTGTCAACctagaaatgttttattttctttttgatcCGCTTCaaccaaacatttttttatttctataaactgGAGCACCTATTGTTAAGACTCGATACGAAAAATGTCAAGtctatagttattttaaaatatatacaactcgAATAAACCAATAAGAAAATCCTTAAACCAACATTTGACCCAATTTACGTCTTCGAATATCTCAATTCTCAAGTGCCTGCTTCCTTTCCTCTTAAGTTTACCAACATTTGCTTTAAACTAGGCCAACATCTTTATTAATTCGAATGgaataaatgatattaattaagcCTGTATACAAACTTCAATTAGAACACTGATCATATTTACTTGCTAGCTTATATTTGTAGATTTCTTGttacattaattacttaattaagcTATAACAGCTTACATACgctaaatatattcaaagttgGTATAATTTTCTTATCAAGACACCACCTAAAGAGTTGAAAAGTTTAATATAGACTTTTTgacttcaaatttttttttttaatataggcaAGTGGGCAAATGGAAACTTTTTCCTTATCGCATATAGATAACGGCgctgatttatatattaaccattccttatatcgccaatgcgccaccaaacttggggcTAGATATGTTATGGGGGttcatactaaatattgctcTTTGGCGGTAGCTTATCCGATAAATGGATAGTACCCAGGCATGCATGCGTAAAGCCCAACAAGTAGTACAAGTAAAAATTGACGTGAATTTTCAagtaaattttgttgaaattcatGAAATTGACTAACATGGTGCGCGCGCATTCAAATAGATTGACTGAAAGATAATGTCACCGTGCCTGTTGTAGACTATCGTACATATCTAACctaacttgaaaaaaaaaactaatagaCTTGCTATCCTTTTTCTACCACGAGAATGAGAtggctatatattttttcttttcataagTTCTTTGATTGggctcataaatataaatatttatatgtttttgatcaatgaaattaacataaatattaaggCTATCGTTTTCCAAGCGATGTGTGTGTttttgacttttattattttgtataattttttaaataattaatttgacatttatagAAATAGTTGTTTATgacattattcttattatttaaagtatttgtatataaagtttcttttattagatacaagtaaaatataatgcaAGTTTTTCATCGCAACATCGTTTATTTCTGTAATTATGAATTGCCGGCTTCTGCGTTTAACGACGATATTTATTTCTGATCATGTAGACGCTGATTTTCATTTGCATTTTCTTTGTTTCAGGAATCTCAAGATCCAGGTGTGGgtaagtaaaatatacaaaagaatacagaatatatgaaaaaaatacatgatttattgttatttaatcaatatttttatattaaatatatctagaTTCGttactaactttaattttttttaaatagagtagGGGAAGGTTGCGATCATTGGACCGGTTCTTTCATTGGACCACCTAATTCTTTCAAAAACTATGCGTGCTATGACCAGTTCAATATGATGCTAGGCAACAGTACCGCACCCGTTGTCCATCCGCCAAACCTCCGTGCGCTTGAGACACGTGGCACGTAGTAATGCGAACACCCATGTCAGTGGCGACCGTGATATAAAAACCGAGCCATCAACAAACTGATGTAAATAGcactgtatttattaatgtttgatgATTGTAATACATCAGGATAGCAAATTTATCTGCTTTTACAGAGACGATGAAGTTTTTTaccttatttaacattttttttaaatatacgctTTCGTTCTGTTGATATACCTAGTTGCCATCAATGGACCACTATTGTGACGCCATTATTGGACCGGTCCAATCAAAGAAACTtagcgaattaattattttcacttaGTAGAATTCTAAGAAATGTTTTTGTCCGTGTAAATTTTCCGTATGAAAATTtgtgtgtaattaaataaatatgataattttttctCTATGAAAGTCCCAACtcgaaattattgtaattgattGTTGATCTCGTGGAAAGTTTCTAAacaattagatataatattagttcacaaaaaaaaaaaaattctaatataaaaacttatgaatataaaagtaaatcttATTGTGTTTCATTTGAGTCACATTCATTGGACCGTTAATACAAATGTTTCTAAGTCCAATGATGGCAACTTAGTGGTCCATTCAAGGTGACGGTGGTCCAAAGAAAGCAACTCCttattgaaaagttattttagtatatttttaaaatcttgcaacttacattgccaataatttatatatgattaattaacataaatagcaTAATATTACAACATTTTGATTCCGTTTGTCGATGATATTTCATGAGATATGATGTCATAAAGTTAAGTGGTCCAATCATAGCAACCTTCCCCTATGTCATCTTTTTCACTGAAATATATCTTTtagttttcttttcaaatttcAATACTTTCCACAACATATTGTATTCTACATATGTTGTGATTTGAAGAGTAAAGGAGCATGTAGGGTTTAATTTTATcacagatatattatttatataaatagtgttGAACTACAAAAAACAACTAAAATAGCCAGCTTGCTTtattatcttagtgtgcgtgacacTAATACTTTACTCGTGTGCGTTTACTTAGCCAACTGTTTGGGACACTTATTTTCCTACAAGATCTTAGATTTGACTGTTTATCTAGGCATATAAGTAATCAAGGGGATATCTTATCTGTTATAGTGGCATAATGTTTAGTAAaactttttctaatttattaaccTTACAAAGAGAAAGTTGTCAAAActataacagataaaaaatacattgtatgtatgtttattgtaatattgtCTGACTTGACTTACGAAAACTgaaaaatttactaaatttatcTCGCtgaaataatctatttaaatcttactaatattataaatatgacagTTGGAATGGATGAATATTTGTTAATCAACCACGTCAAAACCTCTGTCCgatgaaaaaatatacaaagatacATTATAATCAGAAATGTggcatacatttttatatctcTAACcgacaaattataaatatatgctcCCTCGCATGCGGGTAAAAGCACGGGCGAATAaagataagtaataaaaaattctaattaacaataaaaccaTTATGTTACCCGTGTGAATTCGGCATgggtagttacaattattaattaattattgcttaatcatgcaacattaattaaatgtatatagtatatcatataaaatgtcACTGTCAAAACTTTGAGGGGGAGTAGCTTAAAAGTTTGAGTAAGTATTTGATTCACACATATTATCCAGTGTGTTAAATAATAGCTTGTAAAAAGAGTTACCAATTACCAAAGTAATTATGATAACTGAACCTACTCATGTTTCAAAGGAGTCATGATAATATGCCCCAATTGATATTTTATCTATGCTAGTGACAGGAATGAGTCCAAAATTacttttagaaattattataatatataatgttctttattcaaaatatttataaaaattataataattctaaagTTTGTTAACAgaaaattagaattataaaaagataatcCATTAATAGGAAGAAAAGTGCTGAACATTTTTggcattgtttattttatgtctaGTTCATAGGTACAGATTAATTTAATCAGATTTGTTAAAAGTCCTccatttatttccatttttatattttgataattttattcgatatttgatTACTACACAAGTAATATTAGGGAGTAGGTATATTCAAAATTTCAGAAGCTTTTAGGTACAAGAAATAATGAAACGGTTCTTTCCAAAACTGTTGTGTTTATTATATGAAGATGTTGTTTTAAGTGGTGATTTTAACGAGTAAAGCtagaaaatgtataaatagttCTTGGAGCCGAGGGCTGCTTCGAATACgtagaatttaatatattgtggGTCCAAATCCGgccactatttattatttaatgtgtttaattt
Encoded proteins:
- the LOC124534814 gene encoding uncharacterized protein LOC124534814, producing MREDSETTALNERIEEFRSDPEKLRQASEFVDELIQEAKKEAEIKQKEKDKSKLFESQDPGVGNLKKRLGRARGFVLRMFDALCNCTQTAAAAARTTARNNPFTKR